One Candidatus Epulonipiscium sp. genomic region harbors:
- the rimI gene encoding ribosomal protein S18-alanine N-acetyltransferase, producing the protein MIEIIPMGQSHIDKICEIEKVCFKIPWSKDSFKKELNENPLAYYIVAISGTDIVGYAGMWIIIDEGHITNIAVHPNYWNRGIGTNLIDNIITEAEKRDLIGLTLEVRQSNIKAQKLYTKVGFTPEGVRKGYYRDTGEDGVIMWKNL; encoded by the coding sequence ATGATAGAGATCATACCCATGGGCCAAAGTCATATAGATAAAATTTGCGAGATAGAAAAAGTATGTTTTAAAATACCCTGGTCAAAAGACTCCTTTAAAAAGGAATTGAATGAAAATCCCCTAGCATATTATATTGTTGCAATTTCAGGTACTGATATTGTGGGATACGCAGGAATGTGGATTATTATAGATGAAGGTCATATAACTAATATTGCAGTACATCCTAACTACTGGAACCGGGGAATAGGTACTAATCTAATAGATAATATCATTACAGAAGCAGAAAAGAGGGATCTTATAGGTCTTACCCTAGAAGTAAGGCAAAGCAATATAAAGGCGCAAAAGTTGTATACCAAAGTAGGTTTTACACCAGAAGGGGTAAGAAAAGGATATTATCGGGATACAGGGGAAGATGGGGTTATAATGTGGAAAAACCTGTAG
- the tsaB gene encoding tRNA (adenosine(37)-N6)-threonylcarbamoyltransferase complex dimerization subunit type 1 TsaB encodes MRILALDSSGNVASVAIIEGDKLLGEITTNYKKTHSQTLLPMIDTLCNMIDIDLKSLDCIATSSGPGSFTGLRIGVSTAKGLAYALGKPIIGVPTLDGLAYNITYTDYLICPIMDARRKQVYTAFYLWENGVLKRQSEYLAIEIDECIKKSREYGKRVVFLGDGVSAYKENIEEKMEQDEYLFVPPSSDMQKASSIGALALLFAKEGKMKNPMEFIPFYLRKSQAEREYEAKLNNHSLSEEGLL; translated from the coding sequence TTGAGGATACTGGCATTGGACTCATCGGGGAATGTAGCATCAGTCGCTATTATAGAGGGTGATAAATTATTAGGGGAGATTACAACAAATTATAAGAAGACTCACTCCCAAACATTGCTTCCTATGATAGATACTTTATGCAATATGATTGATATAGATTTAAAATCTTTAGATTGTATTGCTACTTCAAGTGGACCGGGCTCTTTTACAGGGCTTAGGATAGGAGTATCTACGGCAAAGGGATTGGCTTATGCATTAGGCAAACCCATTATAGGGGTTCCGACTTTAGATGGGTTGGCATATAATATTACATATACTGATTACCTAATCTGCCCCATTATGGATGCAAGAAGAAAACAAGTTTATACAGCCTTCTATTTATGGGAAAATGGTGTTTTAAAAAGACAATCTGAATATCTTGCGATTGAAATTGATGAATGCATAAAAAAATCTAGGGAATACGGAAAAAGGGTAGTTTTTTTGGGAGATGGGGTATCGGCATATAAAGAAAACATCGAAGAAAAAATGGAACAAGACGAGTATTTGTTTGTCCCCCCATCTTCGGATATGCAAAAAGCCTCTTCTATAGGCGCTTTAGCACTATTGTTTGCAAAAGAGGGAAAAATGAAAAATCCCATGGAATTTATACCATTTTATTTGAGAAAATCACAAGCAGAAAGGGAATACGAAGCTAAATTAAATAATCATTCCCTATCCGAGGAAGGGCTTTTATGA
- the tsaE gene encoding tRNA (adenosine(37)-N6)-threonylcarbamoyltransferase complex ATPase subunit type 1 TsaE yields the protein MIYETYSEEETKRLGIKIGKNSNAGEIYCLIGDLGVGKTAFAKGLAQGLNIKEHITSPTFTVINEYEGILPLYHFDVYRITDIDEMDEIGYEEYFYGNGVCLIEWANMIEDLIPESAIWVNIQKDLNKDENYRKIMICNKKEGEN from the coding sequence ATGATATATGAGACTTATTCCGAAGAGGAAACTAAAAGACTAGGCATAAAAATAGGTAAAAACAGCAATGCTGGGGAGATATACTGCTTAATCGGTGACTTGGGTGTTGGTAAAACTGCTTTTGCCAAGGGATTAGCCCAAGGATTAAATATAAAAGAACATATTACAAGTCCTACCTTTACGGTGATAAATGAATATGAGGGAATACTCCCCCTATATCATTTTGATGTGTATAGAATTACTGATATCGATGAGATGGATGAAATCGGATATGAAGAATATTTTTATGGAAACGGTGTATGCCTGATTGAATGGGCTAATATGATTGAAGATTTAATTCCTGAGTCTGCAATTTGGGTTAATATACAAAAAGATTTAAATAAAGATGAAAACTATCGAAAAATTATGATTTGCAATAAAAAGGAGGGAGAAAATTGA
- a CDS encoding ECF transporter S component, which yields MQNVQTVSGQKKRIFETSNLVKMGLLSGLSFVIMKFFDFPIPGFPPFLKMDISDMPAVIGTLAIGPAAGVMIQLLKVLMYMISGTNTGVVGSSANFVVGVAYVLPLGLIYKYKSNLKGFIIGCFAGTLFMALIAGIMNYFVMIPFYAVLFGMTVDSIVSMGTKINSNITDLKTLILYSIVPFNLLKASVISILSYGTYKALQPLFHKK from the coding sequence ATGCAAAACGTTCAGACAGTATCAGGACAAAAGAAACGGATATTTGAAACAAGTAATTTAGTTAAAATGGGATTATTATCGGGGCTATCATTTGTAATTATGAAATTTTTTGATTTCCCTATTCCCGGATTTCCACCATTCCTAAAAATGGACATTAGTGATATGCCGGCAGTTATTGGGACACTAGCAATAGGCCCTGCAGCAGGGGTAATGATTCAGCTTCTTAAAGTACTTATGTATATGATTTCCGGTACAAATACAGGGGTTGTAGGATCTTCAGCAAACTTCGTTGTAGGAGTAGCATATGTACTTCCCCTAGGTTTGATATATAAATACAAAAGCAATTTAAAGGGATTTATTATAGGGTGTTTTGCTGGAACATTATTTATGGCCCTTATTGCAGGAATAATGAATTATTTTGTCATGATACCATTTTACGCAGTATTGTTTGGAATGACAGTAGATAGTATCGTTAGTATGGGAACTAAAATTAATTCAAATATTACTGATTTAAAGACCTTGATTTTATATTCTATTGTTCCTTTTAATTTATTAAAGGCCAGTGTAATTTCTATTTTAAGTTATGGAACATATAAAGCACTACAACCACTTTTTCATAAGAAATAA